A genomic region of Deinococcus carri contains the following coding sequences:
- a CDS encoding bifunctional precorrin-2 dehydrogenase/sirohydrochlorin ferrochelatase, whose protein sequence is MSLAAFLELRGEAALVVGGGPVALRRTRTLLEGGLRVTVVAPELHPDFAALPVQTECRPYQPADLRGVRVVVAATDSPAVNDAVCDAARVDGILVNHAGEAARGTLRFPALTRRGPVQVAVGTGRELPLLAQALAERFAALLPGEEAVERWAARREQALALAPAERTRALADLRADIRAALGLPARVEGAA, encoded by the coding sequence ATGAGTCTGGCGGCCTTCCTGGAACTGCGCGGCGAGGCGGCCCTGGTGGTGGGGGGCGGCCCGGTCGCCCTGCGCCGCACCCGCACGCTGCTGGAAGGTGGCCTGCGCGTGACTGTCGTCGCGCCCGAGCTGCACCCCGACTTCGCGGCCCTGCCGGTGCAGACCGAGTGTCGCCCCTACCAGCCCGCCGACCTGCGCGGGGTGCGGGTGGTGGTGGCCGCCACGGACAGCCCTGCCGTCAACGACGCCGTGTGTGACGCGGCCCGCGTTGACGGCATCCTGGTCAACCACGCGGGCGAGGCAGCGCGCGGCACCCTGCGCTTTCCCGCCCTGACCCGACGCGGCCCCGTGCAGGTGGCCGTCGGTACGGGCCGCGAGCTGCCGCTGCTGGCGCAGGCCCTCGCGGAACGGTTCGCGGCGCTGCTGCCGGGGGAAGAAGCGGTGGAACGCTGGGCGGCCCGGCGCGAGCAGGCCCTGGCCCTAGCCCCCGCCGAGCGCACCCGCGCCCTGGCCGACCTGCGCGCCGACATCCGCGCCGCGCTGGGCCTGCCCGCCCGTGTGGAGGGAGCCGCGTGA